The following coding sequences lie in one Flagellimonas eckloniae genomic window:
- the rpsT gene encoding 30S ribosomal protein S20 gives MANHKSALKRIRRNEAVRLRNRYQHKTVRNAIKKLRSEEDKKAAEALLPTVVGMIDKLAKRNIIHNNKAANLKSKLMSKVAAL, from the coding sequence ATGGCAAACCATAAGTCAGCATTAAAAAGGATTAGAAGAAACGAAGCAGTGCGCCTACGCAACAGGTATCAGCATAAAACAGTGCGTAATGCCATAAAAAAATTGCGCAGCGAGGAAGATAAGAAAGCAGCGGAAGCATTATTGCCAACAGTTGTTGGAATGATAGACAAGCTTGCCAAAAGAAATATCATCCATAACAATAAGGCTGCTAATTTAAAGAGTAAATTAATGAGTAAGGTAGCCGCCTTGTAA
- the proS gene encoding proline--tRNA ligase — protein MGKKLTSRSEDYSKWYNELVVKADLAENSGVRGCMVIKPYGYAIWEKMQAQLDKMFKETGHENAYFPLFIPKSYLSKEASHVEGFAKECAVVTHYRLKNAEDGSGIIVDEDAKLEEELIVRPTSETIIWDTYRKWVQSYRDLPILVNQWANVVRWEMRTRLFLRTAEFLWQEGHTAHATRQEAVEEAEQMMHIYAEFVENYMGVPVIKGIKTESERFAGAEETYCIEALMQDGKALQAGTSHFLGQNFAKAFDVKFANKEGKQEYVWATSWGVSTRLMGALVMTHSDDSGLVLPPNLAPIQVVIVPIYKGMDQLDAIAEKVEPLVKELRSKGISVKFDKRDTHKPGFKFNEYELKGVPVRLAIGQRDLDNGTYEVARRDTLQKETIPASDVANKIETLLVEIQENIFKKALDYRESHITAVDSYDEFKKIIEEKGGFVSAHWDGSKETEDKIKEETKATIRCIPLDTEKEEGKCIVTGKASTQRVLFAKAY, from the coding sequence ATGGGTAAAAAATTAACGAGTAGAAGCGAGGATTATTCCAAATGGTATAATGAACTTGTAGTAAAGGCGGATTTAGCGGAAAATTCGGGTGTACGCGGATGCATGGTAATAAAACCCTATGGGTATGCTATCTGGGAGAAGATGCAGGCGCAGTTGGATAAAATGTTCAAGGAGACTGGACATGAGAATGCTTATTTCCCCTTATTCATACCAAAATCCTACTTAAGTAAAGAGGCCAGCCACGTAGAGGGTTTTGCCAAGGAGTGTGCTGTAGTTACCCATTATCGGTTAAAAAATGCAGAAGATGGAAGTGGCATTATTGTAGATGAAGATGCCAAATTGGAAGAAGAGCTTATTGTGCGACCAACTTCTGAGACAATTATATGGGATACCTATAGGAAATGGGTGCAATCTTACAGGGATTTGCCAATATTGGTGAATCAGTGGGCCAATGTAGTACGCTGGGAAATGCGGACCCGTTTATTTTTACGTACCGCCGAATTCTTATGGCAAGAGGGGCATACAGCACATGCAACAAGACAGGAAGCTGTGGAAGAAGCAGAGCAGATGATGCATATTTATGCTGAATTTGTGGAAAACTATATGGGGGTTCCGGTAATTAAAGGGATAAAAACGGAGAGTGAACGTTTTGCTGGAGCTGAAGAAACGTATTGTATTGAAGCATTGATGCAAGATGGGAAAGCCTTACAGGCAGGAACCTCACATTTTCTTGGACAGAATTTTGCAAAGGCCTTTGATGTGAAATTTGCCAATAAAGAAGGAAAGCAGGAATATGTTTGGGCCACCTCATGGGGAGTTTCAACACGACTTATGGGCGCTTTGGTTATGACACATAGTGACGATAGTGGATTGGTGCTTCCTCCAAACTTAGCTCCTATTCAGGTGGTTATTGTCCCTATATATAAAGGTATGGACCAATTGGATGCAATTGCGGAAAAAGTGGAACCTTTGGTTAAGGAATTACGCTCTAAAGGAATATCGGTGAAGTTTGATAAAAGGGATACCCATAAACCAGGTTTTAAGTTTAATGAATATGAACTTAAAGGTGTTCCTGTGCGATTGGCCATTGGGCAGCGTGATCTGGATAACGGCACATATGAAGTTGCCAGAAGGGATACCTTGCAAAAGGAGACCATTCCAGCCAGCGATGTCGCCAATAAAATAGAAACCCTATTGGTGGAGATTCAAGAAAATATTTTTAAAAAGGCGCTGGATTATAGAGAATCACACATTACCGCTGTGGATTCTTATGATGAGTTCAAGAAAATAATTGAGGAAAAAGGAGGTTTTGTATCTGCTCATTGGGATGGAAGTAAGGAGACAGAAGATAAAATAAAAGAGGAGACAAAAGCCACAATTCGATGTATTCCTTTGGATACGGAGAAAGAGGAAGGCAAATGTATAGTAACAGGTAAGGCATCTACCCAAAGGGTTTTGTTTGCCAAGGCCTATTAA
- a CDS encoding LruC domain-containing protein: MKLKRCFSLVLISTIAFLFQGCLKEKYNKYLESLAQDSTEVEEAVLTDLKFPTNFDFKTETTVSVSITDNSPYVVYEVYSYSDELIESLDSITGPLPNKLFEKLPLNGTIQESVTISSFIDNLFVVRKSNERIDNIIIPITQNSASYIYNGPTGKQNRLQTISSKNTDCANVFGQEYYTDVSNVNISSNGDINTISNINFPKQGVTAIITATDTDGAELKSKFSLAGASFSTPIFTFSGFNFWISSRIDTNSDPDGYVKFEMTFDAPVQNLLMHFKSVDASLYQFVGDQHSETLLSGGTEFFYDESERILKDTDSRTKGRYYRDGYGSILISATSGTFDKIIWHRIDDPTSNSQNDSNWFIFSEVEICNDQDGDGVVDSVDEFPDDATKAYTTTYPSSSTKASLIFEDLWPFQGDWDFNDTAVDYSIIKIFNATNEVVGIDFDYVVTSDGAGFVNSMAFEVGGLNPNNVAFTTGQILDRDVFVLDGNGTEQGQQNAVIALFDDHSTIVNQENTVSVSFVNPISDTSLDFAPFNPFLVANGERDKEIHLANYNSTTLGDSQPNVEGNNADVDGNYSTDNGLPWAINVIESFPLLLEKEPINEGYLYFEEWGLTGGESRKDWYKDLPNYRNKVKLKGN, translated from the coding sequence ATGAAGCTTAAAAGATGCTTTTCCTTAGTTCTTATTTCTACGATAGCCTTTCTTTTTCAAGGTTGTTTAAAGGAAAAATACAACAAATACCTGGAGTCTTTGGCTCAAGACTCTACAGAAGTTGAGGAAGCGGTTCTAACGGACCTTAAATTCCCAACCAATTTTGATTTTAAGACAGAAACCACAGTATCTGTTAGTATAACTGACAACTCACCTTATGTAGTTTATGAGGTTTATTCCTATAGTGATGAACTCATTGAAAGCTTAGATAGTATTACTGGGCCTCTTCCCAATAAACTTTTTGAAAAATTACCTCTAAACGGTACCATTCAGGAGAGTGTAACAATATCATCTTTTATAGATAATTTATTCGTCGTTAGAAAATCAAATGAACGTATAGACAATATAATAATACCAATAACACAAAACTCCGCTTCTTACATCTATAACGGCCCTACGGGCAAACAAAATAGATTACAAACCATTTCCAGTAAAAACACGGATTGTGCAAACGTATTTGGTCAAGAGTATTATACCGATGTAAGCAATGTCAACATCTCAAGTAATGGTGATATAAACACAATTTCAAATATTAACTTCCCAAAGCAAGGTGTTACGGCAATTATTACAGCTACTGATACAGACGGAGCTGAACTTAAAAGTAAATTCTCTCTAGCTGGTGCAAGTTTTTCCACCCCGATTTTCACATTTTCCGGGTTTAATTTTTGGATTAGTTCAAGAATTGACACCAATAGTGACCCAGACGGTTATGTGAAATTTGAAATGACTTTTGATGCTCCTGTTCAAAATTTATTGATGCATTTTAAAAGTGTGGACGCTTCCTTATATCAATTTGTTGGAGATCAGCATTCAGAAACCTTATTATCTGGAGGTACTGAGTTCTTTTATGATGAATCCGAAAGAATACTTAAGGATACCGATTCAAGAACAAAAGGAAGATACTACAGAGATGGTTATGGTTCTATTTTGATTTCTGCCACATCGGGCACTTTTGATAAAATTATTTGGCATAGAATAGATGACCCAACCAGTAACTCTCAAAACGACTCCAATTGGTTTATATTTTCTGAAGTTGAAATATGTAATGATCAAGATGGTGACGGTGTGGTTGATTCCGTAGATGAGTTCCCTGATGATGCAACAAAAGCATACACTACAACCTATCCTTCAAGTTCTACAAAAGCTTCTTTGATTTTTGAAGACCTTTGGCCTTTTCAAGGAGATTGGGACTTCAATGATACTGCTGTGGACTATTCCATTATCAAAATTTTCAATGCAACCAACGAAGTAGTGGGAATAGATTTTGATTATGTAGTAACCTCTGATGGTGCTGGTTTTGTGAATAGCATGGCCTTTGAGGTAGGAGGTTTAAATCCAAATAACGTTGCTTTCACAACGGGTCAAATTCTTGATAGGGATGTCTTTGTCCTGGATGGAAATGGAACGGAGCAAGGGCAACAAAATGCTGTAATCGCATTGTTTGATGACCATTCCACCATTGTTAACCAAGAAAACACGGTAAGTGTCTCCTTTGTCAATCCAATTTCAGATACTTCCTTGGATTTTGCTCCATTCAATCCTTTTTTAGTTGCAAATGGAGAACGGGACAAAGAAATTCATTTAGCCAATTATAATTCTACCACCTTAGGCGATTCACAACCAAATGTTGAAGGCAACAATGCAGATGTTGATGGCAATTATAGCACCGATAATGGCCTCCCATGGGCAATCAATGTTATTGAATCCTTTCCCCTATTATTGGAAAAAGAACCTATAAATGAAGGGTATCTTTATTTTGAAGAATGGGGATTGACAGGTGGTGAGAGTAGAAAAGATTGGTATAAAGATTTACCCAATTATAGAAATAAGGTAAAGCTCAAAGGGAATTAA